GTAGTGGTAGACGAGCATCTGCCGCGCGGCGGGCCGGTTGAGCTCGGCGAGGAATACCGCCGCGTCCGCCGATTGGGAGGAGAAGAAATTGATCCAGTACTGGATCCCGAGCGGGATGTTCGCGCCCAGATGGGGCACGTCGAACGAGATGAACGTGCGCACCGAATGAGGCAGTCCATTCGTCTCCATGTAGGCGAGCGCGTACCGGCTCACGAGACCGCCCATGCTGGCGCCGGCCAGCGCCACCGTTCGCTGCGATCCCACGATTCCCTGGATCTGCTGCAGCAGGTCGACCAGGACGAAGGCGTTCCGCTGCAGGTAGTCGGTCGCGTCGGTGAAGTTGAGCACCACGGCGTCGTAGCCGTCCGCGCGCAGGTTCTCGATCAGGTTCTCCTGGTTGAGCAGCGCGTACAGCTCGTCCCAGTTCATGCTGTTGTCGAGATCGAAACCCTCCACGACGATCGCGGGGTTCTGGATCTGGGCGTGCCCCGGCGCCAGGTAAACGTAGCCGTCGCCCGAGGCAACGCCGCCGAGGTACGGAATGGTTCCGGTGGCGTGCAGCGTGTCGTCGGGGGTGGGCGTGGTGAGCGCGCGGACCGAGAAGGTGAACGCGGCCTGCAGCGTCGCGCCGGCGGCGGTGGCGGCGCGCAGGCGCAGCGTCTTGGTGCCGGCCGTCGCGTAGCGCGCGGTGAGCGGCTGGTCGAAGCTCATCGCCCGAAACCCGGTCCCGTCATCGAGGTCGGCCTCGAGCCGGGAGATCGCGCCCGTTCGGTTGCAGAAGATATCGTCGCGGTCGAGAACGAAGCGGACCTCGGCCCCCCGATAGGTCCACTCCTTGAGCGCGGCGGCCGCGAACGCCGTGCGGACTTCGAACGCCTCGCCGCTTCCCCGCTCGAGATGCCCATCGCGCATCACGACCGCTCCCCGCTCCAGGGCGTCGGGGCGGATGCGCTCGTACCCATCGAAGACCACCGCGAGCGGCACGGCGTCCTGACGCCGGCGCGCGCGCTCGATCAGCGCGTCGGCCGGCGGCCGCTGGGCGGGGTCGGCCGACGCCCGGCGCAGCTCCTCATACAGCTGACGCCACAGACCCTGCGAAGCGACGGCGTGTCCATCCCCGGCAAAGCGGTCGATCCCCGAGAGCGGGAGCACGCGATCGTAGAGGACGCCGGTCTTGAGATCGCGGGTGTCGAGACGTCCCAGCGCTTCGCCCAGCCGGTCCTGGATGACGTCGGCGAAGGCACCGCGCGGGATCAGGAGGGTGATCAGAACCGTCACGATCGCCAGCGCAACCACGGCGGCGGGCCGGAAACGGCGATGCGGCGTCACGATGCGGAGCACACGGCCTCCTCGCG
Above is a window of Candidatus Binatia bacterium DNA encoding:
- a CDS encoding FlgD immunoglobulin-like domain containing protein, which produces MLRIVTPHRRFRPAAVVALAIVTVLITLLIPRGAFADVIQDRLGEALGRLDTRDLKTGVLYDRVLPLSGIDRFAGDGHAVASQGLWRQLYEELRRASADPAQRPPADALIERARRRQDAVPLAVVFDGYERIRPDALERGAVVMRDGHLERGSGEAFEVRTAFAAAALKEWTYRGAEVRFVLDRDDIFCNRTGAISRLEADLDDGTGFRAMSFDQPLTARYATAGTKTLRLRAATAAGATLQAAFTFSVRALTTPTPDDTLHATGTIPYLGGVASGDGYVYLAPGHAQIQNPAIVVEGFDLDNSMNWDELYALLNQENLIENLRADGYDAVVLNFTDATDYLQRNAFVLVDLLQQIQGIVGSQRTVALAGASMGGLVSRYALAYMETNGLPHSVRTFISFDVPHLGANIPLGIQYWINFFSSQSADAAVFLAELNRPAARQMLVYHYTDPAGSTGQPDPLRGTFGTDLAAVGNWPAQPRLVAIANGSDNGTSQGFAPGAQLIQWNYSDLLAGITGNVWAVPSVTSTKIFDGKTRVLFITTASQAVTVNGTQPYDGAPGGSRASMAQLDSVAAPYGDIVALHQSHCFIPTVSALAYNTTDLFHNVAADPNPVSNTPFDAIYAQGTNEEHVAITAENAAWIRSEIEMGVTGVTPVAGVAVTLRKPWPNPAAGPVRIAFSLARSQAVDLSVFGVDGREVATLARGLWSAGSHQVSWSGLDSRGAPTASGVYFVRMVTGERAETRRVVRLR